Proteins from a genomic interval of Rosa chinensis cultivar Old Blush chromosome 2, RchiOBHm-V2, whole genome shotgun sequence:
- the LOC112190854 gene encoding calcium-dependent mitochondrial ATP-magnesium/phosphate carrier protein 3 isoform X2, whose product MEAKPSKEKPSNPVDKVTMDHVLLALGETKEQRELRIRNLFNLFDTANAGYLDYALIEAGLSALKIPPEYKFAKDLLNVCDANRDGRVDYQDFKHYMDDKELELYAIFQAIDVKHNGCILPEELWDALVRAGIEIDDEELALFVERVDKDNNGVITFEEWRDFLLLYPQEATIENIYHYLERVCLVDIGEQTVTPEVMSKHIHASRYLIAGAVAGATSRTATAPLDRLKVVLQVQTQQARIMPAVRDIWRQGGMLGFFRGNGLNVFKVAPESAIRFYTYEMLKSYILHANGEEDKANIGMTIRLVSGGLAGAVAQAAIYPMDLVKTRIQTYAGEGGRTPSLGSLSKEIWVQEGPRAFYRGLVPSLLGIIPYAGIDLAAYDTLKDMSKKYILHDSECKLSA is encoded by the exons ATGGAGGCAAAACCAAGCAAGGAAAAGCCATCAAATCCGGTAGACAAAGTGACGATGGATCATGTGCTTTTGGCACTCGGAGAGACCAAGGAACAGAGGGAGCTCAGAATTCGTAATCTGTTCAACTTGTTTGACACTGCAAATGCTGGGTATTTGGACTATGCCCTGATTGAGGCAGGCCTCTCTGCCCTCAAGATACCCCCTGAGTACAAGTTTGCCAAGGATCTGTTAAATGTTTGTGATGCAAATCGAGATGGTCGTGTGGATTACCAAGATTTTAAGCATTACATGGACGATAAAGAGCTCGAACTCTATGCCATCTTTCAGGCAATAGATGTGAAACACAATGGTTGCATCCTACCTGAAGAGCTATGGGATGCACTTGTAAGAGCAG GGATTGAAATTGATGATGAGGAACTTGCTCTCTTTGTTGAGCGTGTTGACAAGGATAATAATGGTGTTATAACATTTGAAGAATGGAGAGATTTTCTTCTGCTTTACCCTCAGGAGGCAACCATCGAGAATATTTATCATTATTTGGAAAGGGTATGCCTTGTTGATATTGGGGAACAGACTGTTACTCCAGAAGTCATGAGTAAACATATCCATGCAAGTAGATATTTGATTGCCGGTGCAGTAGCAGGAGCAACATCGCGTACAGCTACCGCTCCTCTTGATCGCTTGAAGGTTGTTTTGCAAGTACAGACACAGCAAGCTCGTATTATGCCTGCAGTAAGGGATATATGGAGACAAGGGGGCATGCTGGGCTTTTTTCGTGGCAATGGTTTAAATGTCTTCAAGGTGGCTCCTGAAAGTGCCATCAGGTTCTATACTTATGAAATGCTGAAAAGTTATATTCTCCATGCTAATGGTGAAGAAGATAAGGCTAATATTGGGATGACAATTCGCCTTGTTTCCGGTGGTTTAGCAGGTGCTGTGGCACAAGCTGCTATTTATCCCATGGATCTTGTTAAAACACGAATACAAACTTATGCTGGCGAAGGTGGAAGGACTCCAAGTCTTGGATCTCTGTCTAAAGAAATATGGGTTCAGGAGGGACCCCGGGCATTTTATAGAGGCCTTGTTCCATCTCTACTTGGGATTATCCCTTATGCTGGCATCGATCTTGCTGCTTATGATACCTTGAAAGACATGTCCAAGAAATATATTCTGCATGACAGCG AATGCAAGCTCAGCGCTTGA
- the LOC112190854 gene encoding calcium-dependent mitochondrial ATP-magnesium/phosphate carrier protein 2 isoform X1, translated as MEAKPSKEKPSNPVDKVTMDHVLLALGETKEQRELRIRNLFNLFDTANAGYLDYALIEAGLSALKIPPEYKFAKDLLNVCDANRDGRVDYQDFKHYMDDKELELYAIFQAIDVKHNGCILPEELWDALVRAGIEIDDEELALFVERVDKDNNGVITFEEWRDFLLLYPQEATIENIYHYLERVCLVDIGEQTVTPEVMSKHIHASRYLIAGAVAGATSRTATAPLDRLKVVLQVQTQQARIMPAVRDIWRQGGMLGFFRGNGLNVFKVAPESAIRFYTYEMLKSYILHANGEEDKANIGMTIRLVSGGLAGAVAQAAIYPMDLVKTRIQTYAGEGGRTPSLGSLSKEIWVQEGPRAFYRGLVPSLLGIIPYAGIDLAAYDTLKDMSKKYILHDSEPGPLVQLGCGTVSGALSASCVYPLQVVRTRMQAQRLNKDSAYEGMADVFRRTLQREGFRGLYKGIFPNLLKVVPSASITYMVYESMKKSLDLG; from the exons ATGGAGGCAAAACCAAGCAAGGAAAAGCCATCAAATCCGGTAGACAAAGTGACGATGGATCATGTGCTTTTGGCACTCGGAGAGACCAAGGAACAGAGGGAGCTCAGAATTCGTAATCTGTTCAACTTGTTTGACACTGCAAATGCTGGGTATTTGGACTATGCCCTGATTGAGGCAGGCCTCTCTGCCCTCAAGATACCCCCTGAGTACAAGTTTGCCAAGGATCTGTTAAATGTTTGTGATGCAAATCGAGATGGTCGTGTGGATTACCAAGATTTTAAGCATTACATGGACGATAAAGAGCTCGAACTCTATGCCATCTTTCAGGCAATAGATGTGAAACACAATGGTTGCATCCTACCTGAAGAGCTATGGGATGCACTTGTAAGAGCAG GGATTGAAATTGATGATGAGGAACTTGCTCTCTTTGTTGAGCGTGTTGACAAGGATAATAATGGTGTTATAACATTTGAAGAATGGAGAGATTTTCTTCTGCTTTACCCTCAGGAGGCAACCATCGAGAATATTTATCATTATTTGGAAAGGGTATGCCTTGTTGATATTGGGGAACAGACTGTTACTCCAGAAGTCATGAGTAAACATATCCATGCAAGTAGATATTTGATTGCCGGTGCAGTAGCAGGAGCAACATCGCGTACAGCTACCGCTCCTCTTGATCGCTTGAAGGTTGTTTTGCAAGTACAGACACAGCAAGCTCGTATTATGCCTGCAGTAAGGGATATATGGAGACAAGGGGGCATGCTGGGCTTTTTTCGTGGCAATGGTTTAAATGTCTTCAAGGTGGCTCCTGAAAGTGCCATCAGGTTCTATACTTATGAAATGCTGAAAAGTTATATTCTCCATGCTAATGGTGAAGAAGATAAGGCTAATATTGGGATGACAATTCGCCTTGTTTCCGGTGGTTTAGCAGGTGCTGTGGCACAAGCTGCTATTTATCCCATGGATCTTGTTAAAACACGAATACAAACTTATGCTGGCGAAGGTGGAAGGACTCCAAGTCTTGGATCTCTGTCTAAAGAAATATGGGTTCAGGAGGGACCCCGGGCATTTTATAGAGGCCTTGTTCCATCTCTACTTGGGATTATCCCTTATGCTGGCATCGATCTTGCTGCTTATGATACCTTGAAAGACATGTCCAAGAAATATATTCTGCATGACAGCG AACCTGGTCCTCTTGTGCAATTGGGATGTGGGACGGTATCAGGTGCTCTGAGTGCTTCATGTGTTTACCCATTGCAGGTTGTCAGGACAAG AATGCAAGCTCAGCGCTTGAACAAAGACTCTGCTTATGAGGGAATGGCTGATGTGTTCAGGAGAACCTTGCAACGTGAAGGGTTTAGGGGATTATACAAGGGAATATTTCCCAATCTCCTTAAAGTAGTTCCGTCTGCAAGTATAACTTATATGGTTTATGAGTCTATGAAGAAGAGTCTGGACCTAGGATAG
- the LOC112190854 gene encoding calcium-dependent mitochondrial ATP-magnesium/phosphate carrier protein 2 isoform X4, producing the protein MGCTCKSSPSVAGIEIDDEELALFVERVDKDNNGVITFEEWRDFLLLYPQEATIENIYHYLERVCLVDIGEQTVTPEVMSKHIHASRYLIAGAVAGATSRTATAPLDRLKVVLQVQTQQARIMPAVRDIWRQGGMLGFFRGNGLNVFKVAPESAIRFYTYEMLKSYILHANGEEDKANIGMTIRLVSGGLAGAVAQAAIYPMDLVKTRIQTYAGEGGRTPSLGSLSKEIWVQEGPRAFYRGLVPSLLGIIPYAGIDLAAYDTLKDMSKKYILHDSEPGPLVQLGCGTVSGALSASCVYPLQVVRTRMQAQRLNKDSAYEGMADVFRRTLQREGFRGLYKGIFPNLLKVVPSASITYMVYESMKKSLDLG; encoded by the exons ATGGGATGCACTTGTAAGAGCAG TCCCTCTGTTGCAGGGATTGAAATTGATGATGAGGAACTTGCTCTCTTTGTTGAGCGTGTTGACAAGGATAATAATGGTGTTATAACATTTGAAGAATGGAGAGATTTTCTTCTGCTTTACCCTCAGGAGGCAACCATCGAGAATATTTATCATTATTTGGAAAGGGTATGCCTTGTTGATATTGGGGAACAGACTGTTACTCCAGAAGTCATGAGTAAACATATCCATGCAAGTAGATATTTGATTGCCGGTGCAGTAGCAGGAGCAACATCGCGTACAGCTACCGCTCCTCTTGATCGCTTGAAGGTTGTTTTGCAAGTACAGACACAGCAAGCTCGTATTATGCCTGCAGTAAGGGATATATGGAGACAAGGGGGCATGCTGGGCTTTTTTCGTGGCAATGGTTTAAATGTCTTCAAGGTGGCTCCTGAAAGTGCCATCAGGTTCTATACTTATGAAATGCTGAAAAGTTATATTCTCCATGCTAATGGTGAAGAAGATAAGGCTAATATTGGGATGACAATTCGCCTTGTTTCCGGTGGTTTAGCAGGTGCTGTGGCACAAGCTGCTATTTATCCCATGGATCTTGTTAAAACACGAATACAAACTTATGCTGGCGAAGGTGGAAGGACTCCAAGTCTTGGATCTCTGTCTAAAGAAATATGGGTTCAGGAGGGACCCCGGGCATTTTATAGAGGCCTTGTTCCATCTCTACTTGGGATTATCCCTTATGCTGGCATCGATCTTGCTGCTTATGATACCTTGAAAGACATGTCCAAGAAATATATTCTGCATGACAGCG AACCTGGTCCTCTTGTGCAATTGGGATGTGGGACGGTATCAGGTGCTCTGAGTGCTTCATGTGTTTACCCATTGCAGGTTGTCAGGACAAG AATGCAAGCTCAGCGCTTGAACAAAGACTCTGCTTATGAGGGAATGGCTGATGTGTTCAGGAGAACCTTGCAACGTGAAGGGTTTAGGGGATTATACAAGGGAATATTTCCCAATCTCCTTAAAGTAGTTCCGTCTGCAAGTATAACTTATATGGTTTATGAGTCTATGAAGAAGAGTCTGGACCTAGGATAG
- the LOC112190854 gene encoding calcium-dependent mitochondrial ATP-magnesium/phosphate carrier protein 2 isoform X3: protein MGCTCKSSHTSPSVAGIEIDDEELALFVERVDKDNNGVITFEEWRDFLLLYPQEATIENIYHYLERVCLVDIGEQTVTPEVMSKHIHASRYLIAGAVAGATSRTATAPLDRLKVVLQVQTQQARIMPAVRDIWRQGGMLGFFRGNGLNVFKVAPESAIRFYTYEMLKSYILHANGEEDKANIGMTIRLVSGGLAGAVAQAAIYPMDLVKTRIQTYAGEGGRTPSLGSLSKEIWVQEGPRAFYRGLVPSLLGIIPYAGIDLAAYDTLKDMSKKYILHDSEPGPLVQLGCGTVSGALSASCVYPLQVVRTRMQAQRLNKDSAYEGMADVFRRTLQREGFRGLYKGIFPNLLKVVPSASITYMVYESMKKSLDLG, encoded by the exons ATGGGATGCACTTGTAAGAGCAG CCACACCAGTCCCTCTGTTGCAGGGATTGAAATTGATGATGAGGAACTTGCTCTCTTTGTTGAGCGTGTTGACAAGGATAATAATGGTGTTATAACATTTGAAGAATGGAGAGATTTTCTTCTGCTTTACCCTCAGGAGGCAACCATCGAGAATATTTATCATTATTTGGAAAGGGTATGCCTTGTTGATATTGGGGAACAGACTGTTACTCCAGAAGTCATGAGTAAACATATCCATGCAAGTAGATATTTGATTGCCGGTGCAGTAGCAGGAGCAACATCGCGTACAGCTACCGCTCCTCTTGATCGCTTGAAGGTTGTTTTGCAAGTACAGACACAGCAAGCTCGTATTATGCCTGCAGTAAGGGATATATGGAGACAAGGGGGCATGCTGGGCTTTTTTCGTGGCAATGGTTTAAATGTCTTCAAGGTGGCTCCTGAAAGTGCCATCAGGTTCTATACTTATGAAATGCTGAAAAGTTATATTCTCCATGCTAATGGTGAAGAAGATAAGGCTAATATTGGGATGACAATTCGCCTTGTTTCCGGTGGTTTAGCAGGTGCTGTGGCACAAGCTGCTATTTATCCCATGGATCTTGTTAAAACACGAATACAAACTTATGCTGGCGAAGGTGGAAGGACTCCAAGTCTTGGATCTCTGTCTAAAGAAATATGGGTTCAGGAGGGACCCCGGGCATTTTATAGAGGCCTTGTTCCATCTCTACTTGGGATTATCCCTTATGCTGGCATCGATCTTGCTGCTTATGATACCTTGAAAGACATGTCCAAGAAATATATTCTGCATGACAGCG AACCTGGTCCTCTTGTGCAATTGGGATGTGGGACGGTATCAGGTGCTCTGAGTGCTTCATGTGTTTACCCATTGCAGGTTGTCAGGACAAG AATGCAAGCTCAGCGCTTGAACAAAGACTCTGCTTATGAGGGAATGGCTGATGTGTTCAGGAGAACCTTGCAACGTGAAGGGTTTAGGGGATTATACAAGGGAATATTTCCCAATCTCCTTAAAGTAGTTCCGTCTGCAAGTATAACTTATATGGTTTATGAGTCTATGAAGAAGAGTCTGGACCTAGGATAG